Proteins encoded by one window of Kribbella italica:
- a CDS encoding oxidoreductase, producing MSNTPGGTLRLADDLVISRMGYGAMQLAGPGVFGPPKDHDAAIAVLREVVELGVTHIDTSDFYGPFVTNELIKEALHPYGDELRIVTKVGARRGADASWIMARDPADLQAQVRENLEHLGVDTLDAVNLRMGTPEGPVEESLAEQFGALADLRKEGLIRHLGLSTVTANQLSEAQAVAPVVTVQNLYNLANRQDDALVELCAQENIAFASYFPLGGFSPLQSGTLTAVAQRLDATPQQVALAWLLQRSTTSVVIPGTSSVAHLRENVAAADLTLPADAIAELDGIAGSTPTTD from the coding sequence ATGAGCAACACTCCCGGCGGCACGCTTCGGCTCGCCGACGACCTCGTCATCAGCCGGATGGGGTACGGCGCGATGCAGCTGGCCGGCCCCGGCGTCTTCGGGCCGCCGAAGGACCACGACGCCGCGATCGCCGTTCTGCGCGAGGTCGTCGAGCTCGGCGTCACGCACATCGACACCAGCGACTTCTACGGGCCGTTCGTCACCAACGAGCTGATCAAGGAAGCACTGCACCCGTACGGCGACGAGCTGCGGATCGTCACCAAGGTCGGCGCCCGGCGGGGCGCCGACGCGAGCTGGATCATGGCGCGCGACCCGGCCGACCTTCAGGCCCAGGTCCGCGAGAACCTGGAGCACTTGGGCGTCGACACGCTGGACGCGGTGAACCTGCGCATGGGCACCCCGGAGGGACCGGTCGAGGAGTCGCTCGCCGAGCAGTTCGGTGCCCTGGCCGACCTGCGGAAGGAAGGGCTGATCCGGCACCTCGGCCTCAGCACCGTGACCGCGAACCAGTTGTCCGAGGCCCAGGCCGTCGCGCCGGTCGTCACCGTGCAGAACCTCTACAACCTGGCCAACCGGCAGGACGATGCCCTGGTCGAGCTGTGCGCGCAGGAGAACATCGCGTTCGCGTCGTACTTCCCGCTCGGCGGCTTCTCTCCCCTGCAGTCCGGCACGCTGACCGCGGTCGCCCAGCGCCTCGACGCGACGCCGCAGCAGGTCGCGCTCGCCTGGCTGCTGCAGCGCTCCACCACCAGCGTCGTCATCCCCGGCACGTCATCCGTCGCCCACTTGCGCGAAAACGTCGCCGCGGCGGACCTGACGCTGCCCGCTGACGCGATCGCCGAGCTGGACGGGATCGCCGGGTCGACGCCCACCACTGACTAA
- a CDS encoding helix-turn-helix domain-containing protein translates to MESNPLGEFLRARRELVRPEDVGLRRVGLRRVPGLRREEVAMLAGISSDYYLRLEQGRDRHPSVQVLDALAEVLQLDADATAYLVELTRERSRAQAEPQPEVPKSVRQLIDGWPNNPAYLQNKFSDVLAVNELAAALSPNYAVGVNLLRAVFLDPDEQALRRDWEETATEGVASLRSHVGPDVEDPRLVELVGELSVRSELFRRLWAQYAVRPKRGRVSRLQHPLVGELDLQSNKFVVSGTDDLILVVFHAEPASRSAEALSLLGSLATSSG, encoded by the coding sequence ATGGAGAGCAACCCGCTCGGTGAGTTCCTCCGCGCCCGGCGCGAGCTGGTCCGGCCCGAGGACGTCGGGCTGCGCAGGGTCGGGCTGCGCCGGGTGCCCGGTCTGCGCCGCGAAGAGGTCGCGATGCTCGCCGGGATCAGCTCCGACTACTACCTGCGGCTCGAGCAGGGCCGCGACCGGCACCCGTCGGTCCAGGTGCTCGACGCGCTCGCCGAGGTGTTGCAGCTGGACGCGGACGCGACGGCGTACCTGGTGGAACTGACCCGTGAGCGGTCTCGCGCCCAGGCCGAGCCGCAGCCTGAGGTGCCGAAGAGCGTGCGGCAGCTGATCGACGGATGGCCGAACAACCCGGCGTACCTGCAGAACAAGTTCTCCGATGTGCTGGCGGTCAACGAGCTCGCCGCTGCGCTGTCGCCGAACTACGCGGTCGGGGTGAACCTGCTGCGAGCTGTCTTCCTCGACCCGGACGAGCAGGCCCTGCGGCGGGACTGGGAGGAGACGGCGACGGAGGGCGTCGCCAGTCTCCGCTCTCACGTGGGGCCGGATGTCGAGGACCCGCGGCTGGTCGAGTTGGTCGGTGAGCTGTCGGTCCGCAGCGAGCTGTTCCGCCGGTTGTGGGCTCAGTACGCGGTCCGGCCGAAGCGGGGTCGGGTGAGCAGGTTGCAGCACCCGCTGGTCGGCGAGCTCGACCTGCAGTCGAACAAGTTCGTCGTCAGTGGCACCGACGACCTCATCCTGGTCGTGTTCCATGCCGAGCCCGCCTCCCGCAGTGCTGAAGCCCTCAGCCTCCTGGGCAGTCTGGCCACTAGTAGCGGCTGA